AGATCTGGAAGATTTTATTATTAAAAAGAAGATGTATCCTTTGGTACACAACCATTCTTCCCATAAAAAGATCCTAATTGTAGACGATGATCCCCAGATTCAGAAATTTCTTACCGTAATGCTTTCAGCTAAAAGATACGAAACAGAAACGGCATCCAGTGGTTTTGAAGCCGGGGCCAAGGTGGTAAAATTTAATCCAGGCCTGATTGTCCTTGATTTGTTTATGCCGGAGATGAGCGGGTTTGAGGTCTGCAGACAGATAAAGAAAGATCCGGAAACCTCACATATAAAAATACTGGCCCTAACTGGCCATGACAGCAAACAAAACAGGGACCGCATAATAGAAGCCGGGGCAGATGGCTATATGGTAAAACCGGTGGAAAAAGCAGACCTGTTTCGGTATGTCGAAGAGCTTTTGAATTTTTAGGACTCGCTTAAAGATATCTTCAAAAAGGAAAATAAATTTTAATGAAACCGCTTGAGACGAAACCCGGTTACTTTCAGAAATTTCGAAATTCAACCCTGAACAGGATGGCTCCAGGAGTTGTAATAGAGAAAGAAAACCTGATTTACTGGCGGGTGCGTATCCTGTTTGCGATTATTGTAACTGGGTTGTTGATAGGCATTTTTGTGTTAGTGCCCTCAATCACTTTGGTAATCAAGAAAAAATTATGGGGCCTGTTTCTCTTTGACATAGTGGTTTGGTCAGTTAGCATGAGCCTCCTGCTTTCAAGCCGCCTAAGGTATGAAATGCGTGCGGCAATAGCTTTGATACTATTTTATACCTTGGGGTTGGTTATAACCATTTCGGTAGGACCATTGAGTGGTGGTCCCATATGGCTGTTTACTTTTGCAGTTCTTGTCGGGGTTCTCCTTGGAGCACGAGCAGCAATCGTTGCACTATGCGTTAACGCAATTACACTAATGATCATCGGCTGGCTGATCAGCGCAGGCATTTTTGGCCATATATTTCCATTTTTCGACACCATAGAAACCATGATATCTGCCATGGCAAATTTTGTGCTTTTAAACACAATTGCCGCCATATCTGTAGCAGTATTGGTAAAAGGCCTTGTATCGACCCATGAGAGGCAAAAGTCTTTGTATCGTAATTTGGAAACAGAGCGGTTAAATTTACTACAAGCAAAGAAAAAGCTGGAGCATGAAGTTGAGGAACGGTTGCATACTGAGAAAGTTCTTCAGGAGAGTGAAAGACTTTACCGACTTCTTGCTGATAACGTGGATGACAATATCTGGACTATGAATATGGAAATGAAGTTTACCTACATCAGTCCTTCCATCACCCGATTGCGAGGTTATACGGTCGAAGAGGCTATGGCCCAATCTTTTGAGGAAGTTATAACTCCTGCCTCTGTGGATATTGCCCTGAAAGCATTTACTGAAGAGCTGGAGGAGCATAACAAAGGACAAAAACCCCGACACAGATCCAGAAAAGTGGAGCTTGAACTTAACTGTAAAGATGGTTCTACGGTATGGACTGAGACTGAAGCGAATTTTATATACGGTGCTGATGGCCAACCCCAAAGTATTATTGGGGTAACACGCGATATTACCGAGCGCAGGCAGGCGGAGTCGGTCCTGAGGGAGAGCGAAGAAAAGCTCGCAAGATCGAAAAAAATGGAGTCCCTGGGACTTCTGGCAGGTGGTGTGGCTCACGATTTGAATAACGTCCTGTCGGGGATTGTAAGCTATCCGGAATTGATTTTATTGGATTTACCTGAAGACAGCAAATTTCGAAAACCTATTGAGACCATTCAGGAGTCCGGGCACCGGGCGGTCGCCATCGTTCAAGACCTGTTAACCGTGGCAAGAGGGGTGGCTACTACCAAAGAAGTTCTGAACTTAAATGATCTTATTGATGATTACTTAAGTTCTCCAGAGCATAATAAACTGAAACAGTTTCATCCAACAGTTAGGATCAAGACCAAGCTTGATACGGACTTGTTTAACATAAGCGGTTCTCATATTCATATCGAAAAGGTGGTAATGAATCTAGTGTCAAACGCCTCGGAAGCCATTGAGGGTGGCGGCAATGTTACCATATCAACCCTGAACCGTTATATTGACAGACCTTTAAGGGGGTATGATGATGTAAACATCGGTGAATACGTTGTTCTTTCTGTATCAGACGATGGTTCAGGAATATCATCGGTTGACCTTGAGAGGATATTCGAACCATTCTATACCAAGAAGGTCATGGGCAGAAGCGGTACCGGTTTAGGCCTGGCGGTGGTATGGAATACGATGCAAGATCACCAAGGCTATATAGATGTGACAAGTGACGAAAACGGTACAACCTTTGAGCTGTTTTTCCCCATAACCAGAGATGGAATATCGGATAAAGCCTTGTCCATACCCATCAAAGATTACCAAGGAAGCCAGGAAACGGTGCTGGTTGTTGATGATATGGAAAGCCAACGTGAAATATCTTGTAAAATGTTGGATACATTAGGCTATAAAACGAAAGCAGTATCCAGGGGCGAAGAGGCCGTTGAGTATTTAAAAGATAACACAGTGGATTTAGTCTTGCTTGATATGATTATGGACCCGGGCATAAATGGTCGGGAAACATACGAAAGGATCATTAAGATTCATCCCAAACAAAAGGCCATTATAGTCAGTGGGTTTTCTCAAACAGATGAAGTAAAGGAAGCTCAAAAATTAGGCGCCGGTCAATACATAAAGAAGCCGGTTACGTTAGAAAAAATAGGCATTGCGGTTCAACAGGAACTGGGGAAATAGAGATTTTTGAAGCATCAAGAAAATCCCATAAACGATGAGTGAATTGGCAGGTTTAAAAAGGATACGGCCATGACCCTTTTGCAAAAGAGGTGTAAAAAGAGACTATTTTGCTTCCTTTACCAACACTTTAAGAGAAGCATCTTATGCTTTATTTTATCTATCATTTTATTCTGGTTTGTTCCGTGGTCAGGGGCACAGAACCCAAATGAAATAATTTCAGTTCAGCTAACCGACCATGAGAGGAAATGGCTTTCCCAACACAGGACTATTAAGATTGCTCCCGACCCGTTTTTTCCTCCCATCGATTGGATAGATGATAAGGGCCACTACGGGGGAATTTCGGCTGACTTTATACAGATTGTGAAAAAGAAAACCGGAATTAATTTTAAAGTGATCAAGTGCAAAAACTGGGATGAGGTCCTTGAAAAAGCCAAATCCAGAGAGGTGGATGCCATTCCCGCGGCAGCGCAAACGCCGGAACGATCCAAATACCTCACCTTTTCCGAGCCCCATATCATACTACCGGGGGTAATCATAACCAGAACAAAAGTATCCGGCGATATTACACTTGAGGATCTCTCCACCATGAAAGTTTCCGTGGTCAAGGCCTATCTCTGGCAGGAGTTTTTGGAAAACGATTTTCCCACCATGAAACTCGATTTAGTCAATGACTTGCAGGAAGGCCTGAGAAAAGTGGCCTTAGGTATATCGGACGCCCTGGTGGCAACCCTTCCGGTGGCACTTTATTATATTGAAAAGGAAGGGATCACCAATCTTCGTGTCGCAGGTGAGACCGGCTATTATACCAGACTTTCCTTTGCCTCACGCAAGGACTGGCCGGAGCTCAATGTGATAGTGAAGAAGGCGTTGGATCAAATCTCACCTAGCAGGAAGGAAGAAATTTTAGGTAAGTGGATCCATTTGGAGGAAAAATCGCTATTTAAGCAGAAAGAATTCTGGCTTACAATTCTGGTGATCGTCGGTGGTTGTGGCTTAATAGTTGTTGGCATTGCGCTGTGGAACAGATCCTTAAGAAGAAGGGTTGATCAAAGAACAGGGGAATTAAAAAAAGAATTGATTCAGCGCGTACAGGCAGAGGAGGCACTGCGGGAGAGTGAAGAGAAATATCGATTGCTAATAGAAAATCAAACGGATCTTATTGTCAAGGTTGATTCCGATGGAAGGTTCGAATTTGTAAGCCCATCTTACTGTGAGATGTTTAACAAGACAGAGGAAGAGTTGATCGGCCAGAGGTTCATGCCCCTCGTTCATAAGGATGATCAGCAAAACACGGAAAAAGCAATGGAAGCTCTTTATCAACCACCCTATACCGCCTATATGGAACAGCGTGCCGCCACAAAGGATGGATGGAAATGGCTGGCGTGGGTGGATACTGCCATGCTCGATGAAAACGAAAATGTGGTGAGTATCATTGGAGTTGGAAGGGACATCAACAATAGGAAGCAGATTGAGGAGGCACTGCAGGAGAGTGAAGATAAATTCAGAACTTTTTTTAATTTATCTCCTCAGTGTATTGCCATTACAGAGGCGGATACAGGCAAGTTGGTGAATGTCAACGATATGTTTTGTGAGCTGACCCAATATCCGCGTGATGAAATTATTGGAAAAAGTACAATAGAAATAGGTTTATATTCTGTCAATGACAGAGACAGATTGATAAATGAGGTGTATAGGTCAGGGGAAAGCAGGGGATTGAAGATGGATTTTAAGACTAAGGACGGCTCCATTCTCAATACGTTGATGTTTGCCAAATTGCTTCGGGTAAAAGAGGAAAAGTTTATTTTTACAATATTTGTTGACATAACCAGACAACAAAAACTCGAAGCGCAACTTCAGCAAGCCGAAAAGATGGAGTCCATCGGTACCCTAGCAGGTGGCATCGCCCACGATTTTAACAATATTCTTTTTCCCATGTTCGGTTATCTGGAAATGATGCTGGGAGACGTTCCCCAAGACAGCCCATTGCATGAAAGCCTTGAAAAGGTTTTTAACGGAGCGAAGCGTGCCAGGGACTTGGCCAAACAGATACTCACCTTCAGCCGGCAAAAGGATCATGAGATGAAACCCTTGAAGGTGCATCTGGTTATCAAAGAGGCCCTGCATCTGGTCGAGTCATTTTTACCGAGCACAATTGAGATCAGTCAAAGCATAAAGACCGATTGCGGGCCGGTCATGGCCGATCCCACCCGGATTCATCAGATCGTCATGAACCTGTGTACCAATGCCTTCCATGCAATGGAAGATACCGGTGGAAAACTGACTATAAACCTGAAGGAAGTTGAGTTAGTCTCTAAGGACATCAAAGACCCGGCCATAACTCCGGGTCCACATATTTGCCTGACGGTGGCCGACACCGGCCCGGGTATGGCGCAAAGCACCATAGGAAGGATATTCGATCCCTATTTTACCACCAAAAAAGAAGGGAAAGGCACCGGTTTGGGACTTTCGGTAGTTCATGGGATTG
This DNA window, taken from Thermodesulfobacteriota bacterium, encodes the following:
- a CDS encoding response regulator, with product MNKENDEIFSIPQAAKRCAISRWTLMKCVTSGELKASRTPGGHYRILKGDLEDFIIKKKMYPLVHNHSSHKKILIVDDDPQIQKFLTVMLSAKRYETETASSGFEAGAKVVKFNPGLIVLDLFMPEMSGFEVCRQIKKDPETSHIKILALTGHDSKQNRDRIIEAGADGYMVKPVEKADLFRYVEELLNF
- a CDS encoding response regulator — protein: MKPLETKPGYFQKFRNSTLNRMAPGVVIEKENLIYWRVRILFAIIVTGLLIGIFVLVPSITLVIKKKLWGLFLFDIVVWSVSMSLLLSSRLRYEMRAAIALILFYTLGLVITISVGPLSGGPIWLFTFAVLVGVLLGARAAIVALCVNAITLMIIGWLISAGIFGHIFPFFDTIETMISAMANFVLLNTIAAISVAVLVKGLVSTHERQKSLYRNLETERLNLLQAKKKLEHEVEERLHTEKVLQESERLYRLLADNVDDNIWTMNMEMKFTYISPSITRLRGYTVEEAMAQSFEEVITPASVDIALKAFTEELEEHNKGQKPRHRSRKVELELNCKDGSTVWTETEANFIYGADGQPQSIIGVTRDITERRQAESVLRESEEKLARSKKMESLGLLAGGVAHDLNNVLSGIVSYPELILLDLPEDSKFRKPIETIQESGHRAVAIVQDLLTVARGVATTKEVLNLNDLIDDYLSSPEHNKLKQFHPTVRIKTKLDTDLFNISGSHIHIEKVVMNLVSNASEAIEGGGNVTISTLNRYIDRPLRGYDDVNIGEYVVLSVSDDGSGISSVDLERIFEPFYTKKVMGRSGTGLGLAVVWNTMQDHQGYIDVTSDENGTTFELFFPITRDGISDKALSIPIKDYQGSQETVLVVDDMESQREISCKMLDTLGYKTKAVSRGEEAVEYLKDNTVDLVLLDMIMDPGINGRETYERIIKIHPKQKAIIVSGFSQTDEVKEAQKLGAGQYIKKPVTLEKIGIAVQQELGK
- a CDS encoding PAS domain S-box protein; amino-acid sequence: MTLLQKRCKKRLFCFLYQHFKRSILCFILSIILFWFVPWSGAQNPNEIISVQLTDHERKWLSQHRTIKIAPDPFFPPIDWIDDKGHYGGISADFIQIVKKKTGINFKVIKCKNWDEVLEKAKSREVDAIPAAAQTPERSKYLTFSEPHIILPGVIITRTKVSGDITLEDLSTMKVSVVKAYLWQEFLENDFPTMKLDLVNDLQEGLRKVALGISDALVATLPVALYYIEKEGITNLRVAGETGYYTRLSFASRKDWPELNVIVKKALDQISPSRKEEILGKWIHLEEKSLFKQKEFWLTILVIVGGCGLIVVGIALWNRSLRRRVDQRTGELKKELIQRVQAEEALRESEEKYRLLIENQTDLIVKVDSDGRFEFVSPSYCEMFNKTEEELIGQRFMPLVHKDDQQNTEKAMEALYQPPYTAYMEQRAATKDGWKWLAWVDTAMLDENENVVSIIGVGRDINNRKQIEEALQESEDKFRTFFNLSPQCIAITEADTGKLVNVNDMFCELTQYPRDEIIGKSTIEIGLYSVNDRDRLINEVYRSGESRGLKMDFKTKDGSILNTLMFAKLLRVKEEKFIFTIFVDITRQQKLEAQLQQAEKMESIGTLAGGIAHDFNNILFPMFGYLEMMLGDVPQDSPLHESLEKVFNGAKRARDLAKQILTFSRQKDHEMKPLKVHLVIKEALHLVESFLPSTIEISQSIKTDCGPVMADPTRIHQIVMNLCTNAFHAMEDTGGKLTINLKEVELVSKDIKDPAITPGPHICLTVADTGPGMAQSTIGRIFDPYFTTKKEGKGTGLGLSVVHGIVKSHGGQISVVSEPGKGSEFHVYLPLIKPGREAAKGETDTPVQKGDERILLIDDQGTIIQMEKKMLERLGYHVVPYTSSVDALEAFKKNSQRYDLVITDMTMPKMTGEQLAEEISKIRADIPVILCTGFSKMMSEEKAESLGIKGFLMKPVVMKDLSNMIRRVLDE